TCATAGCTCCGTATAGAGTAAGCACAGTCCAAAAGGATGGTCAAGAAGCCGATGAGACAACAAAGGAATTCTCCTGGATGGTGTCTGATGAGGAATTCGAATCGTTCAAAGCTAAGGTAATTGATGGTGTTAGGATGCATAACCTTTAAAAAAGTTTGGttgctgtttaaacatttttgtcCTGTGTTTGTTCAGTCCCTTCGACAGATCCGCCTGAATGAAGTTATTCAAGATTACTCTAGAGATGCTGCATTGATCATTGTGTAAGTGCTATTTATACAGGATGTTGTGTCGTGATGTAATTTAGATTAATggtacataaaaacaaaaccgTCTTCAAGCAGTTTAATTATAAGCTGTGTGACTTTCTGACATCACTTgttatttttctatattttgttgtttggcAGAACTATGCCTGTGGGGCGAAGAGGTGCATGTCCTAGTCCCCTTTACATGGCTTGGCTAGAGATTGTGTCACGTGACCTTCGACCTCCAGTTCTTCTTGTCCGAGGCAATCAGGAGAATGTGCTGACGCTGTACTGCCAGTGAACACCACCTTTTCCTGACAAAACTGTTCACACACGTATACATCATATGAAAAGAAACTCAAGTTGTTAATGACATGTTAAAATTATGACAGATTTAcatactttcattttgtttcatATGTCTCGTGGTTAATAGGGTGTTTGTATTAACTGGTTTAACCTTTTAATTCTCAATTCAGAATAtcttttatgtgtttttgctgCTTTAGATGTTATGCACTTTCTCCAGAAGTAATAATTCAAAAGACTGTATTCAAAGAATTTCCTTTTAAAACTACAAATTATGTTTGTAATTAAGTTTTACATTGAATCTGATTATCTTAATTCAGCGATTGAACAATTTGCATATGTatagactttttaatgttaactaatatttCTGAATATGCTTAATAAATTACCTGCTatgtgtgaaatatattcattctactattattttattatttatagcaTTTAGgtgaatgtaaaaaataattttagttgTTAAAAAGGAGGTGTTTTGATCAAAATCAACTTTAATAAAatcaattatattaaaattaacctATTTACATTGTTGATTTTAAGGGCAGGCAGTCATTTTATGTTTAAACTAGCTACtctcagaaaaaacaaaaaaatagatttaaagggtctcagttcacccaaaaattgaaaattctgtcatttattactcacactcatgtcgctccacacctgcaagacctttgttactcttcggaacaaaaattaagatatttttgttgaaatccgatgactcagtgaggcctgcatagacagcaatgacatttcctctctcactattaatgtactaaaaacatatttaaacatatttaaatcagttcatgatttacagtggttcaatattaatattataaagtgacaagaatagttttggtgcaccaaaaaaacaaaataatgacttatatagtgttggccgatttcaaaacacttcatgaagcttcggaacgttatgaatcagcgtgtcgaatcagcggttcggagcgccaaagtcacgtgatttcagcagtttggcggtttgacacgcgatccgaatcatgattgattcgacacaaaagattcataatgctccgaagcttaatgaagcagtgttttgaaatcggccatcactatataagtcgttattttgttttttggcgcaccaaaaatattctcgtcactttataatattaataatcaaCCTCTATACtctgaactgatttaaatatgtttttagtacattaatggatcttgagagaggaaatgtcattgctggctatgcaggcctcacggagccatcggatttcaacaaaaataacaaaaaaatatacggcatgagggtgagtaataaattacattaatttcatttttgggtgaactaaccctttaagcctctAACCTTCCTGGGAAATCAAAGTATAGCCTACGATATTCGTGCACAGACATGCTCATATTTCTGTACAACTGTACTAAGATCATAGGAAGCTGTCGTAATAGCCATCTGATGCAATCACAACATTTACAGCAAACAGCGTGaagtagaagaaaaaaaatccaatggCTGTTTCTCAGTGCGCCTGCGCAGTGCGTGGGGCTTCAGGACAGGCTCCACGTCTGAACACGAGCTCGTTCCAGCCAATCACAGGCGGCCACAGTGTGTTTGGAAACAACACACGCAAATACTTCATGGCTTATGAGCAGCCCGAAACTTCTTGAATCAGGAACCTCTACCTTTCCTTATCGTGTGTTGTCCTTTTGACTAATCAAGTCGTGAAGTCTTCGAaaattactgtatatatttcatGCGATTATTAATATAGTTCTAGTTGGTCAGATTAAGAAAGAAACAATGGAAAATTCTAAGGTCTCGGATGAAGAGACGATGTCGCTGGTTATTAAAACGCCAAATCAGTTTCACGGTGATCAGCTGATCGAGGGAGTGCGCGTGGACTGGACCGTAAAAGACCTCAAATGTCACCTCTCCAAGGTTTACCCCAACAACCCGGTAggtttggattgtttttttatatCCTATAGGTGTCGGGTTACATCTAGCGAGCCGTCAGCATTCCTCAACAGACAACACAAAGCTAGCTAGCATGGCTGAGCAATGCAGGAAATATCTTTCTGTCATTTACACTATAAACAGAAGATGAATTTCCACCCCATTGGTCTGGTCTGCTTTTATATGCATAGTTAATTAATCATTTATCACAATATCCCTCTATTGTGTACTTAATTGCATTATACGGAAGCAACTTCAGTAGCCTACACGTggaaattgtgtgtttttactTTTCACAAACATCACTTCAACCATCATTGTGCAAAAACTGACTTTCTAGGTGCTTATCTGACGTTTGGACTCATTTACTTACAGGCCGAGAAAGACCAGAGACTCATTTACTCAGGCAAGCTGCTTCAGGACAACCTGCTTGTGAGAGATGTTTTCTCAAAGGTGAGGGACTTTGCCATCTATGAGGtgctttctgtttttatttcaggGTTGACAAGTGACTTCAACAACAGACTGTATACAGAGTTTGCCATGACACTTACACTTGTTTACTTTCTACAGTATTTTATCTTTACCTGCTTCTAACAATGAAATTAGAAACATATTTGAATTCCTGCTAttaacttaatattttttatatttacatttttaaaagttcaaTTGACTTTTATTATAAAGTGATaacattttatgtattatttatatttaatgtctattactataagtatttatattatattcttataataatatacttttattattaaacaaataatattattaaaaaaaagtttatttaaactttaattaaattataatattgttCATTACCAGTAGTAGCATCCAGAAATATCTATATCTAAGCATTATATTTGCCATTTATGGCTGAATTTATTAGAAATAAAGCAtggccaattttttttttttttttttgtccctaGAACATAATTCAGGGTTACAGAAAAGATTCAGTGTATAAATTCAGCTGTCATTTTTTATGtcaaagcaaaaaaacaaattaaaatgggTGGACCCACAGACACCTCTTGTTCTGTATCCTCAGCCTGATCCTCTTACCATGCGCTGTAGTCCGTCTGATTTCAAAGCTGCTCAGAGAAACGACACTTCTCAAGCCTCTCAAGCGAGTTGTGCATTTGAAAATGGGGCATTTGTTTTTACATGGTGAAAGCCTGTCACCTGATAGACTTACATGCCATCAAAGCATGACACAGAGATGAAAACAATATGATAGTCACATGGTTTAACCAATCTGTCAAAGCTTTCTCTTTCAGAATATGATAGTTCCTTTGGTGAATGCCTTTGCCACCTAAAAAAATCATGTCCAACTTGTTTCAGttgtttcaaacttttttttttctgcaggtTCCTTCAGATACCAAGCCCACTCTTCACCTGGTGTGTGCTGTGAGACCCCAACTAGGAGCAAGACCCAAAGTATGTTATTCCTATCTACTGCTTATATTAGGCTTTTACCATGTGGTAAGATTTAGTGCTACATGTAAAAACAGACATTCAGTTTATTTGTAAGTTTCACATCCTGAATTTAGCTCCAAGGCAGTATATTTGATCAGCTTACAGTATGTTTGCTGAAACTGAGATGTGGCGGTTTACTGTCGCTGAGGGGAAGGCTGTGCTTGTTTCAGTTGGGTGGAGATATCACCACACAGCTGCTTATTTCCTGTTCTTATCTGCATCCTTATTTGTACAAACCAAATGCTGTGGCAAATTTCATATGAAGTTTCATAGTGTCTCATGCACCTGTTCTGGTTTTCCTGCTCAAAAATCAAATATGTTTCTCTCTCAAATCTTTGGTGAAGGTGACATCTACACAGCAGCCGAGTTCCCAGCCTTTCCCACTAACTGCTAGCCAGAGCCCAGAGTCTCCAGGACCATCTGTGACCTCCTTACCCTCCACGGATGGCCTTAGACAGCGAGGTCATGCCGCCTGGCCTGGCACTAGTGCTGACGCATCTATGTGAGTTCTTGTCTTTTGTCAAATTGAGTTTCAGCACTTTAAGTATTATAGGTgtatgaatgttaatttttactAGTTAATTAAACATTTGTCCTTCATTCACAGGCCTGTAACTGCAGCGATGACCCATCCAGCCTTCCCCACGTACTCCCTTTACAGTCCACAGCAGCTTCTGTGGTTGCAGCAAATGTATGCCCGCCAATACTACATGCAATAGTGAGTACAACCTATATAGACATTCTACTACAGTGTTGGGCTGCACGATTTAGGTAAAACATTTAATTGCACCCCCCCACTTCCTGATAAAAATTGCAATTGTGAAAGCCAGGTTTTGCTTGTTTGTAGGGCCTCACAATTTGGCCAATttcctttttattattaaatgtattattattattattatttttattattattatgattattattgttattattagtagtagtattattattaaccctctggtgctcttcagtcgtttttgactgcaaaatttatttatttatttatttatttatttatttttacttcatCGGAATGGTACGAAAGTTggtaaaggtttttggcacctGCTATGTAAACACAGAAAAATCATGGACATTAttcaaaaaggttaaatggtcctgaaaaaaatagtcaAACTTGTATTGTTctcagtcaaaaatgaccgctTTGTAAATTAATGGGAAATTAATTTCTTCTAGTGGAAACGTTTGGTACtgtgcccaaacaaaatcttactgaaagctcatttttgagatatcaacctcaaatttggagcacaactttatatttattatggctttgattttcatataagaattgaaaattgtgtttttgtgcatttttcataacggtaagttaaaggtgccctagattatgtttttaaaagatgtaatataagtctaaggtgtcccctgaatgtgtctgtgaagtttcagatcaaaataccccatagattttttttaataaatttttttaactgcctattttgggcatcattataaacgcgccgattttatgctgcggcccctttaaatcccgtggtccacgcccacagagctcgcgcttgccttgaacagtgccttaacaaagtttacacaactaatataaccctcaaaatggatctttacaaagtgttcgtcgtgcatgcgtcggattatgtgagtattgtatactgttatattgtttacttctgattttgaatgagtttgatagtgctccgtggctaacggctaatgctacactgttggagagatttataaagaatgaagttgtgtttatgcattatacagactgcaagtgtttaaaaatgaaaatagcgacggctctcttgtctccgtgaatacagtaataaccgatggtaactttaaccacatttaacagtacattagcaacatgctaacgaaacatttagaaagacagtttacaaatatcactaaaaatatcatgttatcatggatcatgtcagttattattgctccatctgccatttttcgctattgttcttgcttgcttacctagtctgatgatttggttgtgcacagatccagatgttaatactggctgcccttgtctaatgccttttataatgttggaaatgtgggctggcatatgcaaatattgggggcgtacaccccgactgttacgtaacagtcggtgttatgttgagattcgcctgttcttcggaggtcttttaaacaaatgagatttatataagaaggaggaaacaatggagtttgagactcactgtatgtcatttccatgtactgaactcttgttatttaactatgccaagataaattcaatttttcattcgagggcacctttaaactttaacttttaagtttacttttttattcttattttttttttttacttttttacgcAATAATATGTCAAATGTCTTCTTTAAAACGAGACCAAACctaccaaaatattaaataaaaaatattattgaactaaaatatagtactttttttttttttttttaaatggtaatttCTGAACACCACGCAAGGAGCACTAGttcaaacaaaataagaaatatagtactattgtaatatttcactgtaaaaaaaaaaaaattgaaaattgagtaaaatataaaaactaatatttatggctgtcttaatttcttcattttcaaacattatACCATTTCAGAACACAGTTCTGAAACATGCAGAGaatatagttatttatttaaatcggCGCCGTTGCGACTTAATCGCCATATCACGATTTTATTTTAAGATTACTCTTGCAGCCATACTATATCCAGGCCTATCGGACTGTTGTACAACCTGTGAATGAAACGTCTAACTGTTTTTAATGCTGTGACTTTTGTTTCAGTCACGCTGCCATGACAGCAGCCGCCTCCGCTCCGATGGCCGCCCCTGCCGCTGCTTCCTCGCTGCCTGTCGGCCCTCATCAAGCCGCTGTACCTGCAGCTTTACCCAATCAAGGACCCATCAACAACctaccagccaatcagaatgccCCAGGTCCTGCATTCATCAACCCAGAGGGAGCCAATCAGAATCTGCGAATGAATGCCCAGGGTGGCCCTGTGATGGAAGACGAGGAGGACATGAACCGCGACTGGCTGGATTGGGTGTACACCGCGTCCCGATTGGGTGTCTTCCTGACCATTGTTTACTACTATTCCAGCATGAGCCGCTTCATCCTGGTCATGAGCAGCCTGGTTATTATGTACCTGTAAGTTTAAACTAAACACCAAACGTTTATTTTGTATACATAATATTCAGAAACATGTGGTTAGTGTTTTTGAGTCATTTGTTCTGGAATTGGACTACACTGGTCacgctgtatgtttttgatccACTAAAGAAtcagttcataagagtcatttgtttagCAGTTGGACTTCACTAAAAAGAATGAGTTTATATAGGTTATTTTTTTAGGGAATCGGACTACGCTTGATTGGTCGCACTGTatttttttgattcactaaaaagaacaaattcttaagaacatttgtttacatttgaattGGAATACACTGGTTGTGCTGTATATTTTTGATTCACAAAAATGAAACGCCTCATACAAGtcattcattcagaaatcaGACTGTTTAGTAGCACTTTGTTTTGTGTTGCGGCGCCACTTAATTATAGAGCAGGTATCTATGTTTGAGTGTTTTTGTATGTTCAGTGTGAAACACGTTTATGGACTTTTGATAGAGTCTGTAAACACAGATACACCCTCAGTTATATAACTTCAGGCTTTGAGCCATTGGTCAGTGTACAAACTAACACACATGCATTCCTGAGCAATATGAAAGGAATGAGTAGCTTACGCAAGCTAAAATGAGCAGAAGGACGCAGGGTTCTCTCTGATCAGAAAGAAACATCTGCCTGTGCATGACTGCAGATTGGTAGGTGGCATTCTGGGACTTATTTTGTTGATCACCAGCTGTTATCACTGAAGGTTTCAGACTAGTAAAATTAACTTCTGATACTTTATCTCTGCAAACATGGCAGTTTGACTGCTCTGAAGACTAGTGTGTAGCACTCCAGCAATCATTAGCTTGATTTGAGGGTGTTTAATGTGATGTCCCCATCTTGACCCACCCTACCATACAAACAGTTTGGGCGTCCTCTCGTGATTTAGTAATGTATGAATGAGCAGAGTTGAGGTGCTAATGGCtgactattttaaaataaatggtgTCATTTTAATGGAAATGGAGCTCATGGAGGCCTGAATGCCTTTTTGTAGCTATTCTTAtggttctttttctttctttcagacACACAGCAGGCTGGTTTCCTTTTAGACGGAGACCCCAAGCCAGGCCTCACAATCAGCCAGCACCAGAGGTCATCCAGAACCAGCAGAACCAAAATGAGCAGAGACATCCAGAACCAGTGAGTTATAGTTTCTttttaagaaagaaaataagGCCCTGTCCACACAAACAGGGGTGTTTTCAAAACTGCAGCTTTTTCTATGCGGTTTGGCCGTTCATCCACACGCAAACGCAGTATCAGGTCACTGAAACCGAACTTTTGCCAGGGTGAAGATTTTCAGGTCGCAGTGTTGAAACCAGAGATTTTGGTTTGT
The Megalobrama amblycephala isolate DHTTF-2021 linkage group LG19, ASM1881202v1, whole genome shotgun sequence DNA segment above includes these coding regions:
- the herpud1 gene encoding homocysteine-responsive endoplasmic reticulum-resident ubiquitin-like domain member 1 protein, whose protein sequence is MENSKVSDEETMSLVIKTPNQFHGDQLIEGVRVDWTVKDLKCHLSKVYPNNPAEKDQRLIYSGKLLQDNLLVRDVFSKVPSDTKPTLHLVCAVRPQLGARPKVTSTQQPSSQPFPLTASQSPESPGPSVTSLPSTDGLRQRGHAAWPGTSADASMPVTAAMTHPAFPTYSLYSPQQLLWLQQMYARQYYMQYHAAMTAAASAPMAAPAAASSLPVGPHQAAVPAALPNQGPINNLPANQNAPGPAFINPEGANQNLRMNAQGGPVMEDEEDMNRDWLDWVYTASRLGVFLTIVYYYSSMSRFILVMSSLVIMYLHTAGWFPFRRRPQARPHNQPAPEVIQNQQNQNEQRHPEPVPPPAEVEDAEVVEPAMTAVPVPPVRPHLLWTAWVFFKAFFASLVPEAPQGIAN